ATAGCGCGCCACCAGGGTCGCCAGGACACCGGCGGCGCGGGTCTCATGCACCGCCGCTTGCAGGCTGGGGAAGCGCTCGGGCTCGGCCTCCACCAGCAGGGTCACCGTGCCCAGGGGCGCCTGCTTGGCGGGCGGACCGGCGGGATCCCAGTATTCCACCAGCTCTCCGCGGCCCTCGAAGATCACCCGCGCCAGAGCGGCGAGAGTGCCTTTGCCCAGGGCGCGCAGCACGGCGCGGGCGCGGGCGCGCAGTTCCTCATCGGTTTCGTCCTTGGCGCCGAGAAAGGTTGCCTCGAAGTTGGTCACTTTCGCGATGCCGGCAATCGTCGCGGCCAGGGTGGTGATCTTGCCCGCCGCGACCTTGCCCGCCTCGCCCTTGAAATCCGCGCCCGCGCGGATCGGCACGTCGATGCGCACCTGTCCCCGTTGCAGGGTGCGCTGCTGAGTGGTGACGAAGCCCGCCTCGCCTTTTTCCGTGGTCAGGACCACGGCCTCGGGGATGGTGATGTTGCCGTCCACGGCAGGGTCGCGGAAAAAGGTCGCCAGGCCCACGGCATAGTCCTTGGTCTGGCGCACCACGCCGAGAATCGCCACCACCAGATCCAGGGAGGTGCCCTCGGCCGTTTCGATGAAGCCGGCCAGATAGGCCTGGTTGATCTGCTGGTAGACCGTGGCGATCTCGCGGCCGATGGCCTCGGAGAGGGTCCGGGTCACGCTGCCGACGTTGATGTCGGTGAGGGGCGAATCGCTCTCGCGGCGAAAATAATCGACGTAAAAGGTGGTTTCGTCGTCGGGTCGGGCGCCGCCGGGTTGCCAGACCACGGCGTTGTCGCCCTCGCTGAAGAGAAAGTCGATTTCCTTGAGAAAGCTGTGGCGCGCTCGCTCGCGGGTACCGGTAATGCCGCGAATTTCGCGCGCCGGTTCGGCCAGGGGATAGAGATCCTCCTTGACGTCGTAGAGGAGGGGCTCGTTGACCACCCCGCCGACCACGGCGGTAAGAAGGTCGTCGACGATCTCCTGATAGGGGCGTTCGATCAAATTGCGTGTATCGCCGTTCATGGCGCGACTCCTTCAAAGAAGAAGGGAAAGACCAGGTTGAGCACCGTATCGCTGTCGATGACCCGGACCTTGGCCGCGATATCCACGCGGGTGGGCCGGCCGCGGCGCGTGGTGACGCTGAGCTCCACCACCTCCTTGACCCGCGGTTCGGCCTGCAGGGCGAGCAGGGTGAAAAGCTTCGCCTTGTTGCGGTTGGTTTCGGTATTGGGCTCGCCGATCAACTCGTGCAAACGGCAGCCGTAATCGGGATGGCCGAGCTGCGCCAGTTCGCCCACGGGGGTGAGAAAACGCAGGAGCAGGGCCTGCTGCAGGTTCTCCACCTGCGTAAGGGTCGCCAGATCCACCTGCCCGGTTTCGGGTCGGATGCGAGTGAACAGGTCGCTGCCCGGCATGCGGGAGTTCTGTTGTTCGAGATCGCCGAGCAGGCGCAGATCGCTGCCGAAGCGCGTAAAGTCGTTTGCCATGAGATCCCGTTCCTTTTCGCCACGAATGACACGAATAGACACAAATCAATCGGGAAAAACGAAAAATCCTTGGTAACCGTTCAGCGGGCACCGCGGGGCGCGGCGGAATCGCTTGCGGCAAAAACTCGCCGGTGGCTCGGACATTCGCCGCGGTACTCCTGAGCGTCGCGGCTGAATCGGCAAGATCCTTTTATTCGTGTCCATTCGTGTCATTCGTGGTTGCCTTGGTCAAGGCGGCCAGTTGTCGTTGATAAAGGGCGCCGCCGGGGGGCCGAGAATCACCAGGATGCCCGGCGGCGTCGGAATGCGGTCGAGCATGCGCACCAGGGAACGGCCGCCCACCGTCACCCCGCTGCTCGCCGGCATGCCGATGGTCATGGGGTAGGGCACGCCGGTGAGGGAATTGACCATCATGCACAAGGAGCCGCTGGTCGCCAGGGGCATGCCGCCCGCCGTGATGAAGGGCGGAAGCACGGCGATGATGGTCCCGGTATCCGGCGGACCGGCGGCGCCGGGGGTGAGCATCACCGTGCAGCCGATGGAGACGGGAGGTCCGGGCATGAGAATCTCCTTGGTTTAGGGTGAAAAGGACGTCATGCCCTGGATGCTCACCGTTGCCCCCTGCACCCTGGCGGAAAGGCCGCCCTCGACGAACGCCCCCATGCCGGCCTTGAGTTTCGCCTGCATGCCGGCTTCGACCTCGGTGTTCATCTGCCCCTTGATCTTGACGTTCATCCCTTCGAGAGTCAGATCGCGCCGCGCCTTGAGGGTCATGGCGCCCAGGGCCTCGACCTCCACGTCGCCGTCCTGGTTCATGACGATTTTCGTGTTGCCCGCCGTCACCGTCACCGTGCCGCCGCTGCCGTCGGGCTGATCAAGTTTCATCTCGGTTTGGCCGGCTGTGGCGGTGATCCGGCCGTCGGTGATGCGCACCGTGATTTTCGGCGCCATCTCGATGAGAATCTCGCGCGGCGGACTCTGGTCCCGATGGTTGCGGATTTCCGCCTTGATCGCCTCTGTGTCCGAGGCGTGCAAGGGCAAACGGAAAATCACCTCGTCGGGGTTGTTGAGGGGCGGGCGGTCCGCATCGTTGTACAGACGGCCGATGATGATGGGCTGATTGACGTCGCCCTTGTCGAAGGTCAGCAGCACCAGATCATCGATGTTGGGAATCGCCGCCGTGCCGATATGCCCCGTGGCGACGGGCACGCGCTTGAGTTCCAGGCCGCTGTTTTTCAGCCGCACGTCGCAGCCGTAGTTTTCTTGGTCGCTCGCGGCGCTGTGCGGATGGACCGCCGTGACCACGCCGAGTTCGGCGATGCGCAAGCGCTTGAGCTCGTGGCGGATGATTTCCTGGATGGTGGCGACGATGGATGACATCTTTCTCAGATCCCCCGAAAGCCGATGGTGGTGACAAACCCCTGTGTCTTGGTGATGCGATGGGTCACGGCACGCACCTGGAAGGTGCCGTTGTGCTCGCTTTCCGGCGCCTGCTGCACGCGCACCGCGTCGCCGAGCTTGACCGCCGGGTTGCCCAGCACCCGCAGCTTGCCCTGCAGGGCGCGGCGTTGCAGATGGGTGCGCAGAGCGTCGGCGGCGCTCTGCGCGGCTTGGGCGGTACGCAGCACCGGGCGCTCGAGCAGCAGGGTCGGAGCGCCGCTGCCCGCCTGGCCGCGCGTGCCGCTGAAATCCTTGGTCAGCCAGCCCCAGGCGTCCTCGCCCTCGGCGCCCGTCGGGCTCTCGCCCCAGGCCTCGACGCGTGCCGCGCGCGGCGCGATGAAATGGCAGTCCAGGGTCAGCAGGTCGCGGCCGTAGTCGAACACATGCACGGTGCGTCCGCCGACAAAACGCTCGAACACCAGCGCGCCCTCGGCGTTCACGTAAAGATCACAACCACTCAGGTCGGCCAGATCGCGCAGGTGGTGCCAGAAGCTGCGGCGGCCGTCGATCACATACGCCGGAAACTGGCTGCCGTCCTCGACTTGCGCGATGTCCACCCCGGCTTGTCCGGCCAGATCGCGCACGATTTCGCCGGCCTTTTTCGCCTGATAGGTGATGTCGGCGAAGCTGCGCAAGAGGGTCATGGCGGCACCATGGCCGATGACCCGCCGTGTTTCCAGCCCGGCCTGCACCGCCGTGACGGCTCCGGTCATGACCCGCTCCAAGCCGCCGTCGTCGGCATAGCCCAGCTCGATGCGCGCCTCATCCTCCTGCTCGGGCCGCCAGCTGCCGACCTGGCCCATGACCAGCAAGAAGCGATCGGCGGGCACGTCCATGTCGAGTTCCACGCGCAACTCGGTGAGGATGCTCGCCCGCGGCTCGTCGGTGGTGTCGACGATGCGGTTGCCCAAGGTCAGTTTGTAGGCCGGGTTGAGCATGGTGCGCTCCTTAACGAGTGAATTCCTCAAGCTCCCGACGGCACTGGTCCAGTCGCTGTGACAGGCGCATGGTCGACTCGGGCAGCAGTTGCGACAGTGCCTGCTTGTCGCTGGCCGCGTCATAGACCACCAGAACCGCATCGAGCTGCTTCAGAAGACGCTCCGCAGTTTGCCTGACTCGGCTCGGTGAGGTACCGGCCAGTTGCTTCAACAAGGCAACGGGGTGGAGCCGCGACAGATTCAGTGCGTCGAAATTCTCCCCGATGAACATCTTCTCAAAGGCCGACAGATAGTCCTCCGGGGCCGCACGCAGCCTTGCAGCCACCACCGCGTAGCCCTCGGGACCGAGGTGGTCGGGGGTGAAGTTGCCGCCGACGACTAGCAATATGTCTGAATGAATGGTTTCCGATGCCGTTTCGGTCATGAGCAAACCTCAGAAGTTCTGGATCAGGTTGTTTCCCGTCGTTGCCGTGGCCGGACCCAGCCCGGCGGCAATGGGGAATCGCGCCGTACGCGCGCGTCGCGCCCAATTGATAATATTGTCGTTGTTCGGATCGTTGTCCGGGTCCGCTGTGTGCAGGTTTTGGATGCGTCGATAAATGCGAACATCAGGCAAGACGATTCCGGTTCCTTGCACCAGGGTGGTCGGTGAATTGGTGTTCAGGGTGAAGAACCGACGGTCCGTCGCCGTGTCGAAACGGTTGAACAGGACATGGGCCAGTTCGTGGGCCAGGGTTTCGTCATTGAAGGACAAGGTCGTATCGATGAAGATGAAATAGCGATCCCCCAAGGCCACATTGACCCTTTGAGCGATGGTGGCATAGGCATTTGCACCCGAGAGCGGGACAAAGACCACCGTGAGGGTATTGTCGGGGGTCAGCGGAACCAAATCGTTGAGGGCCGCTTGTTCATTGGCATTATCGGCGCTCCCGGCATAGATTCCGGCACCGTTCAGGGCCGCGGCGGGCACCTGGCGATCCGTGGTCGGCCCAGCATCGATCTGCAACCCGATTTGATTCCAGCGCCGGTTGGCATGTAGAAACTGACCGGCGATATAGGCCGGGGTCGCGGCAGCGAAACCAGGATTGGCGACATTGGTGTAGCGTATGACCCTGACGGCGAGGCGCCGGCGTTCATCTGGATTGCGATTGAACACGGGAACCAGCAGGGGCAGCCGAACCCCGGGAGAGGGCGAATACTCCGCGCGGACAAAGCCGTCGATCAGAGCTCTGCGGGTGCGATGGTTGCTCTGCCCGGCGTTGCGCAGGCCGGTATCGAAGGGTGCTGCCAATCCGCTATGCGTCGGGAAGTCCCGATCGGTGTCATCTGTGACCAGCAGAACCCCACGGGAGATGAAGACCCGCGATCCAGCCGCCGTTTCAGGCAGGGTCAGAACCTGGGAGACCGG
This is a stretch of genomic DNA from Geoalkalibacter sp.. It encodes these proteins:
- a CDS encoding GPW/gp25 family protein: MANDFTRFGSDLRLLGDLEQQNSRMPGSDLFTRIRPETGQVDLATLTQVENLQQALLLRFLTPVGELAQLGHPDYGCRLHELIGEPNTETNRNKAKLFTLLALQAEPRVKEVVELSVTTRRGRPTRVDIAAKVRVIDSDTVLNLVFPFFFEGVAP
- a CDS encoding baseplate J/gp47 family protein, which produces MNGDTRNLIERPYQEIVDDLLTAVVGGVVNEPLLYDVKEDLYPLAEPAREIRGITGTRERARHSFLKEIDFLFSEGDNAVVWQPGGARPDDETTFYVDYFRRESDSPLTDINVGSVTRTLSEAIGREIATVYQQINQAYLAGFIETAEGTSLDLVVAILGVVRQTKDYAVGLATFFRDPAVDGNITIPEAVVLTTEKGEAGFVTTQQRTLQRGQVRIDVPIRAGADFKGEAGKVAAGKITTLAATIAGIAKVTNFEATFLGAKDETDEELRARARAVLRALGKGTLAALARVIFEGRGELVEYWDPAGPPAKQAPLGTVTLLVEAEPERFPSLQAAVHETRAAGVLATLVARYVFCKPRARVKIAAGLTAAGKDKVKGEIIAAVQAYVDGLTAGDAAQGSDLLAACKSVKEVRDALIVDVMAWRSDLGTPGGAGLADSLAAALSGVPTGDPAALRAAIDQVLETGAPAPPGGRRIPDRSLVQGPSGARATDEEIEAGTFSVAARIGNEDWWVVLDLEPADIALEEG
- a CDS encoding phage baseplate assembly protein V, whose translation is MSSIVATIQEIIRHELKRLRIAELGVVTAVHPHSAASDQENYGCDVRLKNSGLELKRVPVATGHIGTAAIPNIDDLVLLTFDKGDVNQPIIIGRLYNDADRPPLNNPDEVIFRLPLHASDTEAIKAEIRNHRDQSPPREILIEMAPKITVRITDGRITATAGQTEMKLDQPDGSGGTVTVTAGNTKIVMNQDGDVEVEALGAMTLKARRDLTLEGMNVKIKGQMNTEVEAGMQAKLKAGMGAFVEGGLSARVQGATVSIQGMTSFSP